Proteins from a genomic interval of Oncorhynchus clarkii lewisi isolate Uvic-CL-2024 chromosome 13, UVic_Ocla_1.0, whole genome shotgun sequence:
- the LOC139424238 gene encoding uncharacterized protein translates to MAKPPPLVPYPRNICLGKPEESDPQRRWSYGPSPPDPSVPGLGEGRPPPPVPHPRKINMSKPEESKPQRRWSYGPSSPSHTSGPRVDRGRKPGTAQKPPPVTQNKWSVGRNPPQEGGCDPPDGGSVSEFIKKFEAKEDQNKQLVVRCPVGSPAVIYREDSVPPLYEKVLAMQETRTFGSPAFVDREESNDYIYEEVFATHETRTVAVQQRICATYVHCVRPPPPLPLKQSLPLKGRFKTLSKSSISEEEKDNIKDADRLMEWWEKVKSEPWKDLSKDPTLAKKGEAKLFKEKAQRFQNALQLYNLLLTKHGETLKNHIIDLISIADNLDKVSKGTKIAGITGGATGAVGGVAAAAGVILAPFTLGASLALTVVGVGVAAAGGVTGASAVIANKVSSAQDRKKIELILQDYLALMGDIEACLRFINVGMEHLRKHNLSTLQEVDTEAVRVVRVAIVTGVGSSSAIDASSKASGMLQGFALGMDIYFTQKEDGKGGPKLKKGLESKFGRKIREVAQQLNEGLDEVIKVKYELVENNLIL, encoded by the exons CCTCCACCTCCAGTGCCCCACCCCAGGAAAATCAATATGAGCAAGCCTGAGGAGAGTAAGCCCCAGAGGAGATGGAGCTAtggtccctcctctccctcacacacatccGGTCCAAGGGTTGATAGAGGCAGA AAGCCAGGCACCGCCCAGAAACCGCCCCCTGTGACCCAGAATAAGTGGTCGGTGGGAAGGAATCCTCCACAAGAAGGCGGTTGTGACCCTCCGGATGGGGGGAGCGTGTCTGAATTCATTAAGAAG TTTGAAGCTAAAGAGGACCAAAACAAGCAGCTGGTGGTGCGTTGTCCTGTTGGTTCGCCTGCCGTCATCTACAGGGAGGACTCCGTTCCCCCTCTCTACGAAAAGGTTTTGGCTATGCAGGAAACTCGTAcg TTTGGGTCGCCTGCCTTCGTTGACAGAGAAGAATCCAATGACTATATCTATGAAGAGGTTTTTGCTACGCATGAAACTCGTACG GTAGCAGTTCAACAGCGGATATGTGCAACCTATGTTCACTGTGTAAGGCCACCTCCTCCATTGCCGTTAAAGCAGTCACTCCCTCTGAAAGGCAGATTCAAAACACTCTCAAAAAGCAGCATTAGTGAAGAGGAAAAAGATAACATCAAG GATGCAGATCGTCTGATGGAATGGTGGGAGAAGGTGAAAAGTGAAC CATGGAAAGATCTGTCTAAAGACCCTACACTGGCCAAGAAGGGAGAAGCAAA ACTGTTCAAAGAGAAAGCCCAGCGGTTCCAGAATGCATTGCAGTTGTACAACCTCCTCCTGACTAAGCATGGGGAGACCCTAAAGAACCACATCATTGACCTCATCAGCATCGCAGACAACTTAGACAAG GTTTCCAAGGGAACCAAGATTGCTGGCATCACCGGGGGCGCCACGGGGGCGGTTGGAGGGGTGGCGGCTGCAGCAGGGGTGATCCTCGCCCCCTTCACCCTAGGGGCATCACTGGCCTTGACAGTGGTCGGTGTCGGTGTAGCTGCAGCTGGAGGGGTCACAGGGGCCTCTGCAGTTATTGCTAACAAA GTGAGCAGTGCACAGGACAGGAAGAAGATTGAGTTGATCCTTCAAGACTACCTGGCCCTGATGGGTGACATTGAAGCCTGCTTGAGGTTCATCAATGTGGGCATGGAGCACCTGAGGAAGCACAACCTCTCAACTCTCCAGGAGGTCGACACAGAGGCCGTCAGAGTGGTCAG GGTGGCCATAGTGACAGGAGTGGGTAGCTCCAGTGCCATAGATGCCAGCAGTAAGGCATCGGGGATGCTCCAAGGCTTTGCTCTGGGCATGGATATCTATTTTACCCAGAAGGAGGATGGCAAAGGTGGCCCGAAGCTGAAGAAGGGATTGGAGTCCAAGTTTGGGAGAAAGATACGCGAAGTGGCTCAGCAGCTGAATGAAGGGCTGGATGAAGTGATCAAGGTCAAATATGAGCTAGTTGAAAATAATCTCATCCTCtga